Proteins encoded in a region of the Myxococcales bacterium genome:
- a CDS encoding site-specific DNA-methyltransferase yields the protein MIHHADVLDALRAMPDNSFHGCLTDPPYGLSFMGHQWDHGVPSAEVWREVLRVLRPGAALLAFGGTRTFHRLTCAIEDAGFEVRDCLMWLYGSGFPKSQT from the coding sequence ATGATTCACCACGCCGACGTGCTCGACGCTCTTCGCGCGATGCCTGACAACTCGTTCCACGGGTGCCTCACGGACCCGCCGTATGGCCTCTCGTTCATGGGCCATCAATGGGATCACGGCGTGCCCTCCGCGGAGGTCTGGCGCGAGGTGCTGCGCGTGCTTCGGCCCGGCGCGGCCCTGCTCGCGTTCGGCGGGACGCGGACCTTTCACCGGCTGACCTGCGCAATCGAAGACGCAGGCTTTGAGGTCAGAGATTGCCTCATGTGGCTCTACGGGTCGGGATTCCCGAAGTCGCAAACGTGA